A part of Sandaracinaceae bacterium genomic DNA contains:
- a CDS encoding serine protein kinase PrkA: MSDDARADERAAAIDALLTETYGRTRARFEQERRVLSFNGYLDLCAREPQRSLRDAASYARDALDYFGSYELVRPTGVSRRYRLFDLDFGGDAGAARHADDRERLIGHEELQESFRRALEGFIREGRVNRMIMLHGPNGSAKSTFVACLMRGLEAYSRVAEGALYRFSWVFPKTGDQPGIGFSAGGGGSRGDADSFALLPEARIAVKLTSELKDHPLLLLPRADRRALMERVLPPGAALPAFLASGELSHKNRQIYEALLTDYRGDLGRVLSHVQVERFDISRRYRSGAVTIGPAMSVDASERQITADRSLSSLPASLSAVTLFESYGPLVEAAGGIVEFSDLLKRPLDAWRYLLLAIEEGTVPLTFSTMTLNALLVASSNEFHLAAFREHHDYASFRGRMLPIVVPYLRDYRQEQAIYDTQIAPHVSVKVAPHTTYVAALWAVLTRLRRPVASAYENRALGVIAAGLSPLEKAELYADGTVPERLEHDEQLALRAGLGEVYAESLVGSFEGLMGASAREIRSVLLEVAADQRARCLAPPAVLARLEALCAEGDYDFLRLDVDEGYHDARHFVDVVRSRWLDRVDMELRAATGLVGEERYMDLFARYVAQVSHAVKGERWLNPVTQNYEAPDAELLESVEATLEVTDPAEFRASVLGGLAAWAIDQPDRSADLPLTVDFRALFPRQLAKLESAYFEQHRAQIARVGRSIVAVLDGEGARLEAADAQAAESAWAKLVARGYDADSGRIALAELLAARY, from the coding sequence GTGAGCGACGACGCGCGCGCAGACGAGCGGGCAGCGGCCATCGACGCGCTGCTCACCGAGACCTACGGGCGCACACGCGCGCGCTTCGAGCAAGAGCGCCGCGTCCTCAGCTTCAACGGCTACCTCGACCTCTGCGCGCGGGAGCCCCAGCGTTCTCTGCGTGACGCGGCTTCCTATGCGCGTGACGCGCTCGACTACTTCGGCAGCTACGAGCTGGTGCGCCCCACCGGGGTGTCACGGCGCTACCGGCTGTTCGACCTGGACTTCGGGGGAGACGCCGGAGCGGCACGCCACGCCGACGACCGCGAGCGGCTGATTGGCCACGAGGAGCTCCAAGAGAGCTTCCGGCGCGCCCTCGAGGGCTTCATCCGCGAGGGCCGCGTCAACCGCATGATCATGCTGCACGGCCCCAACGGCAGCGCCAAGTCCACGTTCGTGGCGTGCCTGATGCGCGGCCTCGAGGCCTACTCGCGCGTGGCCGAGGGCGCGCTCTACCGCTTCTCGTGGGTGTTCCCGAAGACCGGTGACCAGCCCGGCATCGGCTTCTCGGCGGGCGGGGGCGGCAGCCGTGGCGACGCGGACTCCTTCGCGCTGCTGCCGGAGGCGCGCATCGCCGTGAAGCTCACGAGCGAGCTCAAGGACCACCCGCTGCTCCTGCTGCCGCGCGCCGACCGCCGGGCGCTGATGGAGCGCGTGCTGCCTCCGGGCGCCGCGCTGCCCGCGTTTCTCGCTTCGGGCGAGCTCAGCCACAAGAACCGCCAGATCTACGAGGCGCTGCTCACCGACTACCGCGGCGACCTCGGCCGCGTGCTGTCGCACGTGCAGGTGGAGCGCTTCGACATCAGCCGGCGCTACCGCTCGGGCGCGGTCACCATCGGCCCGGCCATGTCCGTGGACGCCAGCGAGCGGCAGATCACCGCCGACCGCTCGCTCTCGTCGCTGCCCGCGTCGCTGTCTGCGGTCACCCTCTTCGAGAGCTACGGCCCCTTGGTGGAGGCGGCCGGCGGCATCGTGGAGTTCAGCGACCTGCTCAAGCGCCCGCTCGACGCCTGGCGCTACCTGCTGCTGGCCATCGAGGAGGGCACGGTGCCGCTCACGTTCTCCACCATGACGCTCAACGCGCTGCTGGTGGCGAGCAGCAACGAGTTCCACCTGGCGGCGTTCCGCGAGCACCACGACTACGCGTCGTTCCGTGGCCGCATGCTGCCCATCGTGGTGCCCTACCTGCGCGACTATCGTCAGGAGCAGGCCATCTACGACACGCAAATCGCCCCGCACGTGAGCGTGAAGGTGGCGCCGCACACCACCTACGTGGCCGCGCTCTGGGCCGTGCTCACGCGCCTGCGCCGCCCGGTGGCCAGCGCCTACGAGAACCGCGCGCTGGGCGTCATCGCCGCGGGACTGAGCCCGCTCGAGAAGGCCGAGCTCTACGCCGACGGAACGGTGCCCGAGCGCCTCGAGCACGACGAGCAGCTGGCCCTCCGCGCAGGGCTCGGCGAGGTCTACGCCGAGTCGCTGGTGGGCAGCTTCGAGGGCCTGATGGGCGCCTCCGCGCGCGAGATCCGCAGCGTGCTGCTGGAGGTGGCGGCCGACCAGCGCGCCCGCTGCCTGGCGCCACCCGCGGTGCTGGCGCGGCTCGAGGCGCTGTGCGCCGAGGGTGACTACGACTTCTTGCGCCTGGACGTGGACGAGGGCTACCACGACGCGCGCCACTTCGTGGACGTGGTGCGCTCGCGCTGGCTCGACCGCGTGGACATGGAGCTGCGCGCGGCCACGGGGCTGGTGGGCGAGGAGCGCTACATGGACCTCTTCGCGCGCTACGTGGCGCAGGTCTCGCACGCCGTGAAGGGCGAGCGCTGGCTCAACCCCGTCACGCAGAACTACGAAGCGCCGGACGCCGAGCTGCTCGAGTCCGTGGAAGCCACCCTCGAGGTCACGGACCCGGCGGAGTTCCGCGCCTCGGTGCTGGGCGGCCTGGCTGCGTGGGCCATCGACCAGCCGGACCGCAGCGCCGACCTGCCGCTCACGGTGGACTTCCGCGCGCTGTTTCCGCGCCAGCTGGCGAAGCTGGAGTCCGCGTACTTCGAGCAGCATCGGGCGCAGATCGCGCGGGTGGGGCGCTCCATCGTGGCTGTCCTGGACGGCGAGGGAGCGCGGCTCGAGGCAGCGGATGCGCAGGCAGCGGAGAGCGCCTGGGCGAAGCTGGTGGCCCGGGGGTACGACGCGGACAGCGGGCGGATCGCGCTCGCCGAGCTGCTAGCTGCTCGGTATTGA